The region GTACTATAAGTGGCatctaaatatgtttttttaaatacagaaatagtgtattaaaagcacattttagttcatatttctgctgtctcaaaatagcacagttgagtacacttaaatgttcttaagatgatcttaatatactaaaaattcttctttagtactaattaagtacaaaattagagcgcgaaaatagagcactttaagtacattatagaaatgtactttttttcacctgggatgacatgcatgaaataaatgtatgagAAAACGTAGAATCTGCCGTTTGCAGCAGTTTCATCACACAGTTGAGTTAATACAGCTCACGCCCAGGTTAAAAAATATGGAAATTCTTtctaataaatacagaaaaatcactgaagaaaacTAAGTGGAGCTCCACCATGAAGGAAAAACTGCTTCAGTAAGTATTGTACTGTTAGCTTTGTCTTGAGAGAGTTAGCAAACCACATTCTGAGATGAATCTGgattaattcattattaactATGTTAATATTCATCATTATCCAGGGCTCGACATTCACACTTTACACTTTATATGGATATGTAGCCGGATTAAAATGTCAATAGCTGCGAATGATTGAttatattacataaaatgtaaacagtgACTGATAATGGATTAAAGGTAACAACATAGATAAACTACACCATTTACCTCTAACTCCTGTTGTAATCTGTCCATACTGACTGTGTCTACCCACCCCTGTCCATCTCCAAACACACTTGACTGGCATCTTCCACTACTGCGGGTCATTTTATCTCCTGCGTTTGTTTCTTCTGTCTGTCATGCATCTCTTGGCAATGAGGCACAAGTTTCTGTTTGTGTTGGGAACGATTTTAAAGTCGTGTAGTGCATAGGCGCCAATCCCATTTCCGGGACTGGAGCACCCACAAAGAAAttacgagatattctccatggATTTTAACAAGTAAAAAATCGATTGCAGCTATCAGAAATGAtccttattttttgttttgttttatagtttatttaaggCCGTTTCTATGATGTTATTTTAATGGCAAAAGTCGAGAGCGCATCCAGTGTTGAGGCTCCCTCTCAACTCGCAGTCGGATTTCCTTCACTCCCGCGCTCGCTCAGATTCAGAATCATAACTCAAACTGTCCTTGCCCTGTCCCTAAAATGGTCTTCTTTCCTGGATTTAAAGTTGCCAGAAGCTGACTTTCATTTGACGTTCATTTGAGTTGAATAATAGGCAATCTGGTGCTGGaacgtgttgtttttgaaatgcttttgcCGCTGTTATAAGTGGAGGAACGGTCTATAGTGACTCGTGTACAGTCTTCTTCATACATGCGTGTCAATCTATCACGATTCGCTAGACTCTTCTTTCCAGCGAAGTCACtatcaaaatgcacacaaatttGTCCTTGTTATTGATATACAATCATAAATAAACTTCTTTGAtcttaatgagaaaaaaaaaaaaaaaactgattcaaACCACTGATAATTAGAACTTCTGACTCTATTAACACAAATTCTACCACAAGACCAATGGGGAATATATAAACTAAGTGCGGATTTTTCTATAATATATTAGTAGTACGATACTAATATTGTAATGTAGCTATAAGAATGAAACTATAACataaaaaggggggggggggatggGGGGTGAGGGGGGGTGTTTTTAatgggcacccaccggcagaaacataaatcggcgcCTATGGTGTAGAGTATAATCCCCAGCCTTTCTCTGTAACCATTTACAAAGTCGGCAAGTGTATGATGCCTACTGtttaaaaatctgttcagattttaaaagccgtgtagtgtattccagcctttaaCTATCATGAAGCACCTCTAACTCTCCACCCCTCCATCATTTCCAGCTCAGATCTTCTGCAGTCAGACTCACTGTTTTGGACGATGTCCTGCATCTTCTTCCAGACTCTGAATGGCAGGTTTCCCAAGTAACGTGGCACATGAATCAAAGCTCCAGAAGCCATCTGTGGATCCGGCCGGGAGCTCTGGACTCTGGAAGAACATTCAGGAGTCAGAACTGCAGTGGCTTTGGATCAGAACCAGAGAGACCAGAGACAGGAGCAGATCACTCACCTTTCCTTTGAGACTGGAAACtcctgcagaacaaacacaccatTTATCATCAGGAACTCAATCAATGAACCAATGATCAACCAATGATCTGAAATCAGACCTTCAGAAAGCAGACGTCACTGGCTTTCATCATCTCCTCCATGTCTTtgattgtgtgtgaaagagctgagatgtgtctgttcatctcctccagcttctccatcatcatctgcttcttctgctcctcttcctccctcagtgcagtgattgtagcttcttcttcatctctgagaaactgatgaagcTTCTCAAACTGCTGTTTAATCTGACGCTCTGTGTGCTCAGCTTGAGACTGAAATCAGATCACATTCACTTCAATCATCTCAAAGACCAACTGATTCTGGAGCAGCATGAagagtgagtgagtaaatgtgggttagtgtgtgtgtgtgtgtgtgtgtgtgtgtgtgtgtgtgttccagtCAATAAAGGAACATGTAATTATATCACACAAATCAATTCAGCTCTTCTAATCAAACTCTTGAATATGTCAAAAGAATCAATCCTCACCTTGATGTGTTGAACTGTTTTCTCAGACTCtcctttaatgttttcattgtGTTTAAGTTTCTCTTGTAAGGACTTCAGTGCTGTATTGAGCTCCTCCTAGAATTTAAAGTGAAAATCTATAAGACACCAGAGATTTCTGTAATATGTTCATATATGTAATACATAAGCTGAAACAAGTGTTTATCCGTCTTACCTTATATGATGAAACCACTTCACCGATGGGTCTGAATTTATGATTGTCGTGTTGTTTTGAATCTCTGCACACTAAACACACAGGCTGTTTGTCCTCCAGACAGAAGAGTTTGAGTTTCTCACTGTGTAAACTGCAGATCTCCTCAGATCCTGATGAACGCCTCTCATTTCTCTCCTTCAGGAACGACTCACACAAGTTCTTTAACGCAAGATTAAATGGAGGTTCAGGTTTTGAGGATCTTCTCCTGCAGACAGGACACTCCCGAGTTTCCTTGGTTCTCCAGAACCGTTGAAGACACTCTTTACAGAAACTGTGACTACATGATAAAATAACAGGAACACTGAAGATTTCATGACACACGGGACAAATATAATCATCTTCAGAAAGTGAAGCCATTTTCACTGTTTGAGCTCCTGCAGTCTaaactttactttcactttctgaaTGATGGTTTCAAAAACGAATAACCACAAAGATCTGCTGTCTGTTCAGAAACAAACTTCTCAAAAATCCTTCTTGAAGGTTTTTCTCTTTGTTCTTCATTGATAGCCGATTCTTTTATGCTTTTGTCAAGATAAAGTCAGTTTGACAGAAAGGAGAAATAAGTCAGTCTCTTCCTGGTAAGTGTTGTAAGAGGGAGGAGTTTCTGAACAGTGGGTGTGTTTAAACAGGGCAAAGTCATACAAAACGAGGATTTTTTTCAGGTTAAAGTTCCAGTGATAAACACATCTGATCATGTTGCTGATTGTCTGTGTTTGGAGACGTGAGCAGAGGTGGATAGAGACACCTGACAACGGTACTCAAGTAAAAATGcaagtatttaaataaataatgatttcaTCCAAAGGTGAGGTCAAGTATGATAGTGGAGAATCAATGAAGCATGAATAACAATATGAATGTTTTCTCCCTATAATGTCCAAGTGAGAGATTGCATGTCAAatctacatattttttttttaaaataaactaaactgcCATCTGTATCAGTAACAGATTTtagccaaaagtattgggaagTCAAATCTTTCCAGATTTTTTTCCACAAAGTTTTCTGCTTCAGTAGTGGTGTTGATTTATGTTTCTAGATTGTGCAGAGTGATCggatacattttaaataagtgcaaaatgctttaaaaaaaaaaaaaaaaaaattcaactttatcacaaaaaaagtgttttggctGTGGAACAAAATGAACAGCTAACATCATTTCAATAATCATACTGTGATGGACAGAAGGGTCGGAGACAACAGGAATGCTGTCTGAATggtatttattgactgacagcagGTAAACAGTGAAGCCGGTGAGTAAATGGTAGATATAGTCCTTGACAAGTGATAACGGGAATactgatactgtcctttgtctTGCAGGGTTGTGGATGGTGGCAGGTTGAAGTGTTGGAAGGGCGAATGGAGACAGTAGGTAAACTCACACACAGACGATATCACAGGAAGACAGGGGAAACACGCTGGAGTGGAATCAGGATGCATCCTGGAAGCTTTGGAGATCAACATGAATAGTCCTTAGTGTAAACAAGACCGGAAAACTGACTGAGGTGAGTGGAGTGCTTAATGCCGCATTCCAGGCAATCCGTAACCCGTctttttccaaccttctacccatgaaagtgcactggaacagcagtcaaacccgtgacttcccacccgtgaactcgtactagatcgatgtactcccagttacgAGTTCTGATGTCACATAGCCCGCAAAACAACAACGGCAGCCCCTACGGATGTGATGTTTATGGAAGTGCAcggtaaaataaagtaaaagaaaaggtataacagcttctcttACCTTATGTGCCgttttcctcctctgtttccctcaaataagcaaggagtaagcacctttggcaATAGAAATGAttgttaatgagcataagccccgtaCAGTCCACCATGCTTGTGCATTCTGACTGCTTtgtgtacacttttttttttacacagtttggcgtgactttcctggaacgctacaaagtcgtgagtcgTGATTTAAAGTCGTGACTTACAGGCTCAgaaacctgcctggaacgcagcataagtTTTAGTGGCGATGAGGTACTGATTAGGAACAGGTGTGTGATTACAGAGTGTGAGCAGGTGAATGACAggagggatgatgggaaatggagtccagggaaggTGAGACAGTGACAATCATCAGCACATGGCAATGGCAATTTATTAGTACAATTAAATACAACTTACATTGTCCAATGTGCTTTACAATagctaaaaacagaaaaacactaaaagtaaaaagcaataaaacacAATTGTTGAAAAATACCTTAAAATAGACTAGAATTAATGCTTCAgcattataatataacaataaaatacaatgtaaGGGTGCTTCAACATGTGTTGTGTGCTTTGTCAAACAAATATGCTTTTAACTTAGATTTAAAAACAGATAAAGATGAAGCCAGTCTAATCGAAATGAGCAAATCATTCCAGAGCCAAGGACCAACTACAGAAAAGACACGGTCCCCTCTACATTTTAACCTTGATTTAGGGATAGACGGGAGTGTCTGATTAGATGACTGAAGTGATCTTGTTGGATGGTGCTCAGTCAAAAGGGTGAAAAGGTAAGGTGGAGTTTTTCCATTTAGAGATTTATAAAAGAGAAGTAAAATGTTAAAATCCACTCTGTAGTGTACTAGTAACAAGTGTAGGGAACGTAAAATAGAAGAGATGTGGGAAAGTGTGAACGAGTACTAGTCAGGTGAAATCACTCATTCTGACTGGATTATTAGAGCATAGTGATTGCTATAACAGGAGTGAAGAAGTGCTTCCAATCATTGTGTTCTTGTGTTGGCAATGGTTCCCTCCAGAGAAAGACATGTAGCCATCATCACTTTCCATCAAAATAGCCTCACATGGAAAGGAAATTGCTGCAAAGATTATTGCACCTGACAGAAACATTTATCCGGATCATGAAGAACTTCCAGGAGAGAGACTGAACCTCGGTGAAGAAGGCTTCAGGACATCCCAGCACCAGGACCATCAGCTACAGAATCGAGTCTCCACCAGTGGAAAGGTACTCAATGTTGACAGCAGGTCATGTGATGCATTTGACACACAGTGAGGTCAAGACTTTTGGACAACACTACCATGAGTCCTGTGTCAAGCCAACAGTAAATCATCCAGAGTCAACACTGTAAATATTCACTCTTTACATAtattgaatgtttacatttacatttagtcatttagcagacgcttttctccaaagtgacttacaaatgagaatagtagaatcaatcaaatcaacatgagaacaacagtatgtaagtactgtgtgaagtcacagtttcgtcagtaaagtgctcgtagcaaggattttttttttaataaatacacaaagatggaaaaagaatataaattaaaaaaaaagaaaaaagatctAAGATAGATAAAAAGTAAGTGCTAGTATTATTGGGTCAAGTGCTGAcgaaaaaaatatatctttagcagtttttttgaaaatggccgtcggatcatctggttggaatgagaggtagagttgtgtgtcatcagcataacagtgataggagaaaccatgttcctgaatgacagatcctagtgatgacatgtagatggagaagaCAAGTGGTCCAAGCACAGAGCCCTGAGGTACTCCAGTAGCAAGATAATGTGACTTAGGCCCCGTCCACATGGAGACACGTTTCTGTGAATACGCACAAATTTTTTATCGGATAGGCATTTCGTCCACAGGGATCCGGCGTTTTCGAAAGGTGAAAtcgctattttttgaaaccgggtcccagagtggataaatctgaaaacgcgATCTTTGCGTTTTCGTGTGAACGgggcaatccgtatattttctgaaacaatgatgtcatcatcccacgtgtcgaccctagtcagacacgctaacaccacaaaacagcaccaacaacagTAATAGCAGACTCTACAGGCTTGCgttcgtgctgcagaagctactgagacaaaataaagtgttatttctaaGCCTTGCTGTAGTTTGTATTCAGCGCACAAGGTTTATGCACATACTCCAAGTCTTCTTTGCtgctttaagtatatttctgcggcagaattacagtgccacataatggtctggcatgtgtactacatcattttgagtcgtttcagtggtttcgtgtggacacagatattttttgagtcgaggaaaaaaaaagattggttTAGGGTAAGTGTTACCGGCCTCAGACCTAGGGGATATCCGCGCCGGCAGCAAACGACACACAGGCAGCGTGCACTGAGAGAAACACGAGAGAACCAAAGTTAGATGTGTTCACAGCGGCAGTCAGTTTATTACTGCAATACTTTTTCTTTAAATACTTTAACTTCTGAAAAAGATTACACTTTTCAAACTTCAAGTGCATTTGGTGAACTACAATTTaacagaaaataaacaaattcattaaaacaCTGGCTAAGTGTATGCAAAATATTCCATAAtacaaaatatgatatatagTATGTATACTTGTATGTGAAAACATACATACAAGGTTATGTGCCAGTACACATTGTATGCATTTGGAAGTTTACATCAATTTACAATTTCAGTTTACAACGACAGTACAAAAGAGTGTGTCAAAactgcacaaaaacatttatcaagACACCAGAAAACCTTCAAGACCAGATTTCTGAGGAAATGCTTTAGATTTCATTACACTTGATATATTAACttgatataattataatataataactctATTTAACTCATGCACGTGCACACATTGAAAAAATACACGTGCTGAACACCCCAAAATGGCGATTGAAATTAGAATGCAACATACACGCAGCAATGCAATTCTAAAACACTTATAAaacacttttcaacaatatgtGTCCTACATGAACTCAGTATTTTAGCcagttaaacatttttataatgtcaTAAAACACAAACCATACATGTCACACGATCAAACTCATTATTTGGTTTTTATAATCCTCTGTggattaaaatacaattataaacaCGCTCCAACTCTTTGTATAACACCTGCCAATTCACCCAAGTaccataaaattaatattaattaatatatataatttatattcataCCTGAGAGAAACATGAGAGAACCAAAGTTAGATGTGTTCACAGCGGCAGTCAGTTTATTACTGAGCGCCGAACAGGGGCAAGTATCTCTCTCGCGTGTTTCAAGTGCACACAATGCACCATCTAGTGGTGTGGCGGCGTGATGACAGATGTTTTACTGAAAAGTTCtaatttgtaaatgtaataaaaaaaaaaaaataaacataggAAATGTATTCACATGTTAATAGGGGGGGTTCAaacttataaattattattattatttttttaacccaTTACACTCTCCCCTGCTTTTAGAGATGTCTCCGGACATCTAGAACTAAGGTTGTCACCTAAAGAATGTATGTGTTTTATGTGCATGTTTTAGAATGACCAGTGTCTTCTATTCTTTCATgacttattttttgtttgttttagaatGCCCATACTGCTGGCACTGGGTAGTGGTGTATGTCAGGTAGCACAGGGTAAGTCTGGACAGGGTAAAGGACACAAGCATGCATCGTGTTGGCTGTGGGTCTCCAAGTTTGATATGTAGGTTGGCCCATCTGATTGTACGTGAACACCTCCTTTGGCTTAACTGCACGGGTAGACCTGCGCAGGATGACGTCCTCGTCATTCACTGGATGTGCAACCTTCTGTGCTCCCAGATCGGTATCCTCATCACTACCAACCACGCAGTCATCCAATTGCTCCTGAGGTTCCACATATGGCAAAGAGTTTGTCAGTGCTTGTGCCGGTTCTGATGCCACAACCCGAGGGTGCTGCTCATATGTCTCAAGGTTATCTGGCTCCGCCCTGTGATATACAGGGTGAAACTCTGGTGCTGCTACACGAAGATGACTGTGTGGCTCACCCTGGAACTGTTTGGGAATTACTCTTTTCCTTTCATACACTGGTACTAATCTGGGATTACATGCATATCCTTCCTCGTCCCCAGAATCACTGATTTCAGGCTCGAGGGTGTCAGACATTTGATGCTGGCTGTTCTTGCGGTGCTGCTTCTGTCTTTGTTGTTTCTGTGTCTGATTGTCCTGACCATCATGTTCAAGTGGCAGATCGTTCACAGGCAAAAGGAGATTGCGGTGCAGTACACGGAGAGTGCGGTCACCGGTTTCAGCTTGAATTCGATATACAGGACTGTCTCCCATCCTTTCAACAACACGGTGAACTTGGTTCTCCCAGTAAGGGCGGAGTTTACCAGGCCCACCTCTCTCCGATAGGTTGCGGACAAGCACACGATCACCTGGCTGAAGCACGATTCCTCTGACACCACgatcatagtatttttttccttttgcagAACACCTTTTACTATTTTCAGAAGCAATCTTATATGCCTCCTGCATCCGAGATGCCCACTTCTGTGCATATTCCTGACGGGTCTCAGCCTGTGGCTCAGATTCAAGGTTAAAGAGCAAATCAATGGGTAGCCGGGGGGCTCTCCCAAAGAGTAGAAAATATGGGGAATAGCCCGTAGCCTCATGCTTTGAACAATTGTATGCATGGACAATGTGTGGTAAATAGTCTTTCCACTCGGATTTCTTTTCCCCTGCGAGTGTTCTGAGCATCTGAAGCAATGTTCTATTCAGACGCTCAACAGGGTTCCCCTGTGGGTGATAGGGGGTTGTTCGAGAATGAGTAATGCCAGCCAGTTGCTCAAGTCGTTGGAACAAGTTATTCTCGAACTCACAACCCTGATCATGATGAAGCTTTTGTGGATACCCAAAGCGTGGAATAAAATCATAGAAAATCTTTTCTGCAGCCATTTTGCCCGATTTGTTCCGCGTTGGATAGGCCTGGGCGAACCGAGTAAAGTGGTCTACTAGAACCAAGATATACTCATAACCTCCTTTACTTGGTTCAAGGTGCAGATAATCTACAGACAATAGCTCAAATGGGGCACTAGTTGTAATTGAGCCCATTGGTGCCTTCTGAGGAATAGTAGGTCGCTTTTGCTTGATGCATGGGCATTGACGAATGACATAATCTTCTATGTCACGCTGCATGAAAGGCCAATAAAATCTTTGCCTTGCCAGCTGGATAACTTTGTCAGCCCCGATATGCCCCATGTCATCATGAAGGTGTTTGAGCACAAGAGACCGGAGGGAGTTAAGGGAGAACCAGCTGTCTACGTTGCCCTGTCTGTCTGTATAAAATTCCCTTGTCAAGTCTAAGTCTGTTCCATTCATGTATCAGTCGTCGTGTGGTTGGACCCATTTGTCTCTTGTCCTTGTTATTGGGGTTCCATCCTTTCTCCTTCATTGTAATTACGTCACAGATGGAAGCGTCTTCTTTTTGGGCAGCTTGGATGTCTTCAGGAGGAATCACGGGTGGGCTGGCAGGAAAAACATCATCACTGGAACAAAGCTGAAGGGCCGCAACCCATGGtacttctttttctctctctgctttATCTCCCTGCCATATGGCAGTAATAACATCTGGAGATAAAGACTCAGAGTATTCTCTGATGTGGTCCTGAAGCTGCACTGGGAACCGAGAAAGTGTGTCCGCGTCTGTGTTGGTTTTGCCTGGCCTGTATTTAATGGTGAAGTAAAAGTCGGCCAATTCACCCACCCATCAATGCCCGACAGCACTCAACTTGGCGGTACTCAAAATATAGGTAAGTGGGTTGTTATCTGTGAACACTGTGAACGTGGGGGCATAGTATAGGTAATCACGAAATTTATCACAGATGGCCCACTTTAAGGCAAGGAACTCAAGCTTGTTGGAATGAAGGTGATAATTCTTCTCAGCGGGCATGAGTGTTCTTGAGCCATAGGCAATTACACGTAATTTACCCCCCTGTTCCTGATAGAGTACAGCCCCTAGACCTTCATTGGATGCGTCGGTGTGGAGAACAAAAGGTAAATCAAAGTCTGGGTAGGCCAGGATAGGAGAGGAGGTTAACATGTCGACAAGGCGAGCAACAACAGCGCTGTGTTCGGGGGTCCACTGAACTGGTGTCTTAGATGGCAGCTGACCCTTTTTAACACTCTGTTTGGTTGGCCCAGTTTTGACCTGTCTCTCTTCAGACTCAACAGGATGCTCTTGAAGCTTAAACAATGGGCGGGCTATTCTGGAAAAATCCTGAATGAACGATCGATAGTAGCCCAAAAAACCCAGTAAAGCTCTAACTTCTCCCACATTCTTTGGTTTCCGTTCCTTCCATTGCAACACTGCTTCCAGAACCTTGGGATCAACCTGGACACCCTGGCTTGAAACTAGACGCCCCACATATCTCACCTGATGTTTAAACAATTCACATTTTGTTGGACGTAATTTCACACCATGCTCCCGTAAGCGGCAGAAAACCCTCTGCAGGTCTTTGACGTGGTCCTGAAAGGTTTTCGAAAAACAGAGAACATCGTCTAAGTATGGAAAACAGCATTCATCCCTTAAACCATTTAGCACACCTTCCATGCACCTTTGGAAAGCGGCTGGCGCGTTAGTCAGGCCAAAGGGAAGGCGAATCCACTCATACAATCCCCAAGGCGTGCTGAAAGCTGTCAGGTGCCTGGAGTTCTCCTCAACGAAGCCCTGGTGATATGCACTGCCTTGGTCTAGAATGGAAAACCACGAGTAACCTCCAAGGTTATCTAATAGATCTTGTATACGTGGCAGGGGATGGCGGTCGGGAATGGTTTTACTGTTCAGTCCGCGAAAGTCAACACAAAGTCGAAGgctcttattttttttctaacacaGACCACAGAGGAGGAGTAAGGTGATGTAGACTTCCGAATCCACCCGTGGTCAAGAAGCTTTTGCACATATTCCTTAACTTCTCTATACAAAGGCTTTGGGACTGCGTTGTAGGACTTTTGGACTGGTGTCTCATCATTTAAGCAGATTCTGAGCTGTAAGTCAGGAATGCAACCAATATCTGTGTCATCTCTAGCAAATACATCAGACTGatcaaaaagcatttttctGACTATTTTCTGTTCGTCCTCTGCCAGATGAGATACGTCTACTAGGAGGAtgccatttttctctatttGGATGCACAGAAACATTCCTGTCTTCTTCTATTTTTTTCAGATCATCCATCCTCAACTGAACTGAGCATGATCGGGGAGTATCTTGGTATCTG is a window of Megalobrama amblycephala isolate DHTTF-2021 linkage group LG6, ASM1881202v1, whole genome shotgun sequence DNA encoding:
- the LOC125269712 gene encoding E3 ubiquitin-protein ligase TRIM35-like, which gives rise to MASLSEDDYICPVCHEIFSVPVILSCSHSFCKECLQRFWRTKETRECPVCRRRSSKPEPPFNLALKNLCESFLKERNERRSSGSEEICSLHSEKLKLFCLEDKQPVCLVCRDSKQHDNHKFRPIGEVVSSYKEELNTALKSLQEKLKHNENIKGESEKTVQHIKSQAEHTERQIKQQFEKLHQFLRDEEEATITALREEEEQKKQMMMEKLEEMNRHISALSHTIKDMEEMMKASDVCFLKEFPVSKERVQSSRPDPQMASGALIHVPRYLGNLPFRVWKKMQDIVQNTPVILDPNTASPYIVLSDDLTSVRKNVNKQPLPDNPERFDHYPCVLGSEGFNSGTHCWDVELKESSKWILGVTTASNQRKGEDFFSTDDVWCVYWEQFKQKLDRVRVNLDYDRGTVSFSDPVTNTHLRTLTTTFTDTLFPLFSFSHSLRILPVNSQ